ACTGAGATTGTGTACAAATAGGAAACTTTGTCAATTTTAGCAGATAGAGCAGTTGGTACTAAGTATAAATTAATGAGTCAAAATTAGAATTCACTTATATAAGGTATGTAAAGATTGTTTGTGTTATTAGAATATCACATCTGATTCTTACCAGTTActaaagtaattaaaaatgtgCTGTGCAGTTATTTACTATACTTTATTGAATGTTactatggtatttttttttctttcattttagagaatggagagagaatatggctgcccttgtatCACAGGAAAGCCCAAAGTAGCCTTTAGAGAGACCATTGTTGCCCCAGTGCCGTAAGTATACAATGCAATTAGACTCCGTGAGGCTGAAGTGAAGTTTTATTAGGGGATAGACATAGTACCATTACTGTTGGAAAGACATTTTTAGGTAGTACTATTCTGTATTATGTATGGAATCTATGCAGCTCGGTACTGTAGCCAAGACATAAAGAGTGACACTGGTATTCCTTTGGCCCGTTTGGCTAGATGCCAGTGAGGCCGGTTGCACACATGGTTAGCGAGCATGCTGACGGTTGTCTCTGGGTTAGCGTCTTGTTCACTACGCCTGCCCTTCCTTTGGGAGGCGGCTGTTGTGTTTTACTTTTGTGCCGTACTGTGGATGCCACAGGACTTGCATTTGCCAGGGAATAATCTCCTGCAAGTAAAGAAAGCTAATGTCATTGTGAGACTAGGAAACATTATTGGGTTTCTATTGTCTTGATGCTActatttaaaatgtcttcagCAGAAATAGCACCAGGCAAATCCAGTTGCTACAAGGATGATACACTTCGACTTGGTGCCTGTCTTAACTGTCAGTAACTTTTACTTAGTTTCAAAAGGAGTAAAGGGACTGTGTGGCTACAAAGCAATTCTTGATTTTCAGACTGGCATCAAATAAAGAAGAGTTGTATATGTTACCTGTGATGCAATGTCGTGGAGTAGGATGGTGTAATCTAGCTCAATGAAGTCATCGTTTCTttgctacaacaacaacaacaaaatgtttagACAACATCATGGCAAAAAtgacatcttaatttttttttgcattaatgtTGATTTATTCACTTCAATTTAGCCTGACAGAAAACTAGTTTCTTAGAATAATaacaattcttttaaatattctttcaagccattttaaaaaaatcattacttGGCATTTGTTACTCTAAAAAAATTGCTTCTCTGATTTTTCACCCTCCAATTTGTGGCAGCTATTTAAAAGCATTACTGTATGTAGCTTTTTATTTATGAACCCTACTGTCAGTAATGGCAATGGGAACTCATATTAAAAGAAACCAATTATATAACATTCTTTAGAAAACtgacaataataaaatgtaatgactAAGCTATCTGATTTTACAATTAAAGCTTTGTTCCGTACTGATTGTTACTCAAGAATAAAAGGCATTTATGCAGTGAGCTACATAGAACCACTGCATCTATGTAGCTATAGACATCATCAGAAGTGTGCTGTGCCCCATGAGGTTGCGGCTTCTGAAGGCTTCTTGCTGTGCTGAGACTCCAGTGGGCAGCACACACTCCTGGGGCTCCTCCAGCTCACAGTGTTTGTTATAAATGCAGGCCACAGCTGCTACTCCCTACTGAAGTAAGTTTTCCTATGAGTGTGTAAGCAAAGAGTTCCCTAATGTCATTGTTGACATGTATGGCATCCTCCATGTTGGATTTTAATAGGTACAGACGTATGACGTGCATGAACTAAGCAGTACTTAAGCCTCCTGCCGGGACTCTCAGGAATACCGCTCAAATACAGAGAAAATGGATAGGTTTATTTTTGTGAGCATAAAACCGTTAGCTTGTATGTTGGTGGATGTAGCTTGTGGATTCTTGACTATGGTTGTATGGCCTGTACCTGGCCTGGGTTGGTAGTTCAGGGCCTTTAAAGGAATGTTGTCGCCAAGGTTGGTTGGTATCTGTGAATGCACCTGAAAAGCAGACTCTATTTCGTAAGCTTTGGCCTCTGTCTCTGAGAGCTGTCACCGGCTGTGTCTAGTAAGTGCTGACAAGCCCTGAAGACAGTGATGCTGTGCTGTTGATTGCCTGAAAGCTgaaagaaggcagcaggaagcCCTTTTCTCTCAGAATTGACAGACACAATCTTTTTGCTTCCCAGTACTCATTCTTGTTTTCCATTAGATACTAGTTGGATTTCCCCTTTAACCTCAAAAAGGTGCAGATTAAAGAACATGTTCCTATGCATTTCTGCCCCAGGAAACTGCATTTCTCCATGACCATGGTGTCAGGCTTAAGAAATCATACGGCTCCTAACAAAATGTGAGGTCAGAAACTGTGACTAAAGGGATTAGAGAACAGAATCCCGAATGAGCCAAGGAACCACTGAAACTGCTCCAAGTTTACAGACAGAGACCACAGTGCCACAGTTCTCTCTGGGGGATGCCAGTCTTGTCTCTGGGTAGCCATGGAACTATCATTCAGTAAAGAAAACTGCAGTTGGCTCTGCAGTACTTGACAGCAGCGTTCAGATACACTAGTGAGGTTGCTAAAGGAGCTACTCtttaaaactgaaggaaaaaaatatatatcttatatatatttacatatatatattacatatatatttaaaaaaccattaaaaagCTGTCAGATTTGGACTCACAACTTGATAGTTTTGGAAGTGCGGCTTTACTTGTGAGTGCTATAAAAAGTGGCCCTCAGGACCTGTGGAAACCAAATTAAGGACAGGATGCGTCAGTGAAAGTGTACAGTGTAGCTGAGTGTTTGTGGTATACACACTAACAAAGCTACATCCCTTTTGCTCTGGAACGGATCTGAACAAAGCATCACAGATAACTACATCTGAATTTCTTGGCATGAAAGACAAACCATAAGCCTGTGAAAATGCAGTCTAGAACCACTCATTATTAGAAAGTGCTTCCTAGAAAACCCTCAGCCTTGCTCACACTCACTTCCCGTTCCGGGTGATCCCAGAAAGCACACTAACCAGAGGCAGCTGTTGGGAAGGCAGGTATTACGAGCCCTCGTCTGTGTTCTCCCTAACAAGCCACATGACCTTCAGGACCAGTGCTGTTGCTCTCCGTGCTTCCTCTAAGCTGACTGACTAGCAGTGCCTTCAGACTGCCAGCCTCACTGGTTTCAATACAAGACGGCAGTAGGAACACCATCCAAGTACGAACTCGAGTGCCTTGTCAGCATTACTGTTAATAGCACACTGTGTAGAGACTACGTACCACTTGCTTGACCGtttgaatttttaacattttataccATGTGTCTTCAGTCGAATTCTGCCACATTACGTAACCACAGGCGACCCAGGCTAAGTGCTGGACTGGCTTCATTTGTGGAGACACATTTCCAAAATTGTCTGGTAGAGGAAacattttagattaaaaattaaGTCATAGTTATGCTATCTAATATGGGTAAACACTAAATTAAGCCATGAATGTATAAAATTCCAAGAGCCTCTTTTTATTGCTGGCTTAGATTAGAAGTATTTTTGCAAAAGTCAAGTCATTTCCAACCTAGGTAACATCAAACAGTTTTGCGGATGGATAGCAGAGGTGCAACTCAAGTTGGCAGAACGTGATTCCCCATGCTTTATGTATGTACCTGGGATGTCCTGCGCTTCCAGTGGTTTCTTCATAGACATGAGTCTTTGATAAAATGTGTTATCTTCCTCATCTGGGTTCTTGCCGATTTCTCCTTCAAATGTGAAGTTGACTTCTGGTGCAGAGCCTTGTCCCATTTGAGGGTAAAGAACTTCAGCTGTGCAGTTCACTGTAACTTGCTGTTCAGAGCATTTTTTACAAAAGTAACACAAAAGATCAGTCTTACCGATGGCCTTTCATTGCTGTAAGTTTCTAGGTTGCAGAATCTTAGGGATGTTAGCCCTGTTAGTGGGGTGGTGGTTTGCAATGTCAGCTTTTAGTCTGACTGCCTACCAAAGGAGGGCTACCAAAGCTTGTTCCATACCCTCTCCCTCTGCTTGTGAAGCCACTGTTTCTCCCAAATGTGGCCCGAGCAGTCTCTCCTAATATAAAGTAAGGGTTGCAGCCTGCTATGGAGATGGGTGTCTAGCAGCTCAGTGCCTTTCAGGGGATTTCCTCATGTTACCTCCTCGGGGAGAGGAAAACTTCCCACCGCTTCAAGATGGCTGTGGCGCCAGCTACAGTTCccttcttttacatttatttcattaataatttGACATGCATTCAAAATTTTCAAACTTTCCTGTCCCACTACTGCAAGATTAGTGGAATCACTGTTGGCGGTTCTATTGTTCCTGAATTTCTAAATGTACTTAATTTGAATACccaattaaaaaccaaaataaaaggcAGGCATGAGAAAGCAGACATGACTGGAGAGTAAATTACCTCTTTCAGTCCTACAAGGCGTGAATCCAGACTGCTCGGAATCTACTTAAGGGTAATTTATTTGAACTGAAATACAGACTTTTCTAAACAATTGAACAGAAAGAAAGCGCCCAGGCAGTCCACACTGGCTTGTGAGGCTCTGCCTGCAGAGTCACGGCTGCCCATACTCAGAATCTCTCAGCAGCCACAGTGGAGGCCCAGGGTAAACCCTCAGCGAGAATGAGCTGCAACACTGAGAACCCACACACATTCTAGAAAAGACAGCTCACTTACTTTTTGGATAATTTCTTCCACAGAAAACTTAAGATGGTACTTGTGCCCTCTTCCTGGGATATcctaaaattaagaaaacaatatagTGGAAAAAAGAATATTGTAATATATCATCTCTTTTTAGTTAGGACATTCTTATTAcgtggctgggagggtggctggtGGGAAGAAATACACTAAAGCGTTGCGTCTTTTAAAACATCCCAAGGGTCTTGTTCTGACGTTCCTCAGGAATGTACATCTTACCGTAATCCTTCATCATCCCTTCCCAAGCCTGACTGCTCAGGAAGGCCCGTCATCGGGTATCTAGCATGAACTTGGCAGTACCTAGCAAGTTTATTTAGGTAGGTCTAGGAAGCGTGTGGAAACATATAGAGTACACAGGTGCAGTGGCAGTAGGCACATCTTTGGAAGGGTTCATCTTAAAGCCGGGGGTACCAGAGTGTTCAGTGAGTAAATGACGTGTGGTGGATGTCTGCCAAGTGCTCAGAGACAGTGTGTGTAAGTGCTGTTGATACTCTGTCCTGTCAAACAACACTTCAAAAAAAACCCTTATGAATAGATAATTTAGATATCCCCCTTTTAAATGAAAGCCAATTGAAGTGTATAACTAACTTACTGGTACAGTTtcgaaaataaaaattatttctttgtcagCCAAAAAAACTTgagctgtaagggaaaaaaaaaaaaaaatcagggacaCTCGGTAGGTCTTCGAGGCCCTTTAGCCTAGCCCTGCTTCAGCAGAGGGAAAGGCTGCATGTCAGGCAGGATGTGGGCGGCTGGAGCCCGAGCAGCCCACACTGCTTTTGTCTTGAGATTTCTCGCGTTTTCCCTTCGTTTTGGGCAAAGGGCTTAAGAGTTACTCTTAAAAGTTTATGGAGTCGTTTGGAGGCCATGAGCTTTTGTTGGCCAAGGCTCCGGGCAGATGGAGAAACAGTAACAGCTTCCAGATTGTTTAGAATGCGTCTTCCCTAGACCTCATCCCAATTCCTTAAACTAAGATGCACAAAATCTGTCTGCATAGGTTCTCTGCCTTACCGTGAAAGCAAACAGTTCTGGGATGAGACCCATATAGGGGAGCTCATAGCAATGCTATTCAGAGGCGGAGCAGGGTCCCGCGGCCGGGATCGGGGTGGGGGCAGTAGGGGGAGCCGATCGCAGGGCTTCCCCACCTCGCAGACTCACCTCCTTGCTGGCCTGCTGGACGGTCTGCACCAGGAACAGCTTGTGGGGAGTCCCCTGCTGGTAGTTAATGCAGTTCTCCGCCACCGAGGCGGCCCTGGACGCAGcatagtgggtgggtgggatttCCATTTTGGGGGAGACAGCGCGGGCTATCCTAGTTCAAAGAGATCACGGCGGGTGCAGCCAGGGTCCCGTCGTCAGTGTGGAGTGCTGGCCAGCCGAGTGGGTGTCCGAGTGGGTGTCGGTGAGGTGGTGAAGTCAGTCCGCAGCTGGGCTGGGCGTGTGCGCTTGCTGCTCCTCAgcgccttccttccctcttcctccttcactcaGGAAACCGTTCCGGCAGTGGCTCTGCTGGGAGCCTCGGCCCCGCCCTGGGGTAGGCGGGCACCTCCCGGAGAAAAGCCCGGGCATTCCCTCCGGCTCCCGCGGGTCTGGGCAGGTGTGGAGCGGGAGGGAGAActctggaggaagggaagggcttTCTGGCCTTGCCTCGATGGGTCCTCCTGAGGGCTTCAGCTGCCGGATGAGGAATCTCTGGCTGTTTCACGTACAGATTAGAGTACACCTCTCCTTTTTTCAAACGGGCCGTCACGGGGCAAGGGGCAAAGTGCTCCAAGTGTGATTCAGCCCTTGACCCTTCCCTTTGTGAGACTCCAGGAACGGGCTTGCTCAGCCAGGTTCCTTTAGAGGCAGATCAgagtggggaagcagaaaagccatTTTAAAACGTTGGGAGACTGATCAGGATCAGAGGAAATACTTCCCCATTCTAAGACCTTAGTGATCTTAGAAATATAAAGCTTAATGAGCGTGAACCACCACTTCCATCTTTCTTGAAATcctattttaatgatttttttatgtgtatgtgcacacgtatGTGCAGGCACATCAGATTCCCCGGGAGCTGGAGTTGTGTGCCAcacagtatgggtgctgggaaccaaactcaagtcctctgcctcagctgccgagctaactctccagccccatctctaTTTCTCATAAAAGGTAGATGGTTGGAGGCTTTCTGGGTAGACTGTCTATGTGTGCAACGACACTctgcagagaaggggaaggtgcCGTTGCTTTCCTCGTGTCTAATGAAGCTTTCCTATAACTGAGAACTTTCTTTGGGCCCAGTGGATTATTAAATACCAACCAACACAGTTCGTTCATTCCCCATCCTTTCTAGTTATGTTAGCCAACAGCAATGAAGCAGCTAGGGGATAACAAGCCtaactttatttttcctcttgaaattggaaatgtttgtctttttagCTGTAAGCCAACCCCTTtaggagagagtgtgtgtgagagtatgggCTTCTAAAGTCAGTGTTTTAAAGTCTAATGAATAGTCAAAGATTTTGTATTTAATGATTAGTATAGACTGGCATGATGGCACTTGaactttcttaaaattataattattacttAAAAGGGaaacttattttttcatttagaCATTAAATAAACTGAATTGCAAGAATTTCATTCCTAGCCTTGTgccttcttttaaaatgtcttagagTTTTTGCctacatgatgtgtgtgtgtgtgtgtgtgtgtgtgtccctattgCCCAAGGAGGTGTCAATAAAAGGTGTCtaattccttggaactggagttagggatggctatgagccaccatgttgttgcagGGAACCAAATTCCagtctgcaagagcagaaagtgtttTCAACCACTGAGTTGTCTGTTCAGTTCCACTTGGGCCTTAGTTACCTACTACAACCTCACCAGTGGTAGATATTCAGCCCATTATCCTCCGACTTGAGTAATATGTAGATTGTCTTCAAGGTAATAAGTTATTATGAGTCCCCAGGATTATAGACTTTATACTACTGGTATTATATTACAGTATGAGCattaaacaagataaaaaaaatactgtggcTTATAACTTAGTatgaatataaaatcaaaatggccaatcatggtggctcatgcttttaatacaagcacttagaagacagaggcagggggatctcttgaGAGTTTCAGATGACCCAGGGcaaaatagtgagaccctgtctcaaaaagaaaaataaaaaaataaaaaagtaaaaataaatctacaaattatagattttttttaaaaacccacaattCTTAATATGACATGAGATTTTGACAAAGTCTTTCACTGGTTGCCAGCAGTGTGACTCCAGGCTAGTCTTTGCCCTtcagcatgcctgcctgcctgcctgtcattCTCCTCTTTCAGTCTGTCCTCGTGCAGTGCCCACCAGTGACAACGCAGTGACGGCCATGCCAGTCAGGGGTCTGGTTAGTTTCTACTTCCTGTTAGCATTCTAGGAAAATGTGTGGTTAAGGGTACGGCTGTTGATGCAAAGCCTGGCTGTGGAGGTAGGTAGCAGTCGCTACTGtctgttacttagcctctctccctctctcaggtCTCACAACTATAAAATAAAGACCAGAAACAGAATTGCTTTCTGGGTTTAGTCTGCGCAAAGTGTTCAACACAGCCTGGCACTGACGTGTTCTCTCACCTGCTTTCCTCTCATTCATAAATGACATTGGTTGTGAGCTAATCCTAGAGGGCTCTGCTGCCTGAAGAGCTAGAGGTGCTGGagtgccctgccctgccccgcccAGCCTTGTGGACACTGCTTCAAGTGCCCTGTATTCGAGTTGTTATGTTGTGGAATTTTCAGTTAAGTTTAAGTAGCTGTGCTTAGTTTTAACCACATGGTTAGTTTATATAGTACAGATATAGactattttatcattaaaatttgTCATACTTTATTTTGTATGTCACACTGTATAGTAACCAAGGACTTTTTCTTGGAAATAAGAACTCTGATGGCCATAATTAATCATTTAGGCAGTTCctatttgattttaatatttggcATTACCGACATTGTGGTACGGGGGTATAtgtgtgctgaggcaggagtgtggaggaaaaggacaacttgagggacCTTGTTCTGTTTCTACCatgtcctggggattgaactcaagtcatcatcagccttggcagcaagctggtttccctgctgagccatctcttcagccaagGCTGTT
This region of Mus caroli chromosome 3, CAROLI_EIJ_v1.1, whole genome shotgun sequence genomic DNA includes:
- the Lxn gene encoding latexin: MEIPPTHYAASRAASVAENCINYQQGTPHKLFLVQTVQQASKEDIPGRGHKYHLKFSVEEIIQKQVTVNCTAEVLYPQMGQGSAPEVNFTFEGEIGKNPDEEDNTFYQRLMSMKKPLEAQDIPDNFGNVSPQMKPVQHLAWVACGYVMWQNSTEDTWYKMLKIQTVKQVQRNDDFIELDYTILLHDIASQEIIPWQMQVLWHPQYGTKVKHNSRLPKEGQA